CTGCCGGACGCAGGCGACCTCCCAACCGGTCTTGCAGGCGCGGTGGAAGTGCAGGTAACTGACGAGCGGCTCCGGATTCCGCTCAGCCTCCGGCAGAGCTCCCGCCCATTGCTCGGCCGGGCCGAGGATCACGCGGCGATGCTTGTCGGCGGGTAGCAGCGCCGGGATCTCCCCCGGCTCATGCACGATACGCAGCTCGAACTGCCCGGCGATCAGTTCCGGGGGCACCGGCGGGGGCTGGTGCCAGTAGTCCTCCGGACGCAGGACCGCGAGGATGGGCCGGCGGCCGGGTTCGAAAATGACCGCCGAGCCGGGGTGTATCTGCAGGGGCGCCCACTGCAGAAAATGCGGGGACGCCACGTAACGATGGGCCTGGTCGTCGAGATAGCGGTATTGCAGGACGCCGCTGCCGATGACCGCGACTTCGAAACCGAACCGCGCGGCCGCCGATTCGTAGCGCGCCCGCAGCGTGGCGACATGGTCGGCGTACAGGCTGGCGGTCGGGGCAGGCTCGGTCACGGTGCGCGGCTCGGCAGGGGGATGCGGGCGGATGCTGAAACGGCACCGCGTGCTCGGGCATCATACCGTCCCTGCAGGTCCGGCGCCGCTCCGGACTCGCCGGGCATGTCCGGCCCGTTCGGGGCCGGGCGAGGGAAACGGGAAGGGCTCCATGGCACAGCAGGTCGTACTGACAGGCATCACCACTACCGGCACTCCGCATCTCGGCAACTATGTGGGGGCGATCCGGCCCGCGGTGGCGGCCAGCCACCGCGATGGCGTCGCTTCGTTCTATTTCCTGGCTGACCTGCACGCACTGGTCAAGAACCAGGACCCGGACGCAGTGCATCGCTCGAGCCTCGAGGTGGCCGCAACCTGGCTGGCGCTGGGCCTCGACACCGAAAAGGCGATTTTCTACCGCCAGTCTGACATCCCGGAGATCCCGGAACTGACGTGGATCCTGACATCGGTCACCGCCAAAGGCCTGATGAATCGGGCGCATGCCTACAAGGCGGCGGTGCAGGCCAACGAGGATGCCGGCTCGCCGGATCCGGACCGCGGCATCACCGTGGCGCTGTTCTGCTACCCGATCCTGATGGCAGCCGACATCCTGCTTTTCCGGGCCAACCGTGTTCCCGTCGGGCAGGACCAGAAGCAGCATGTGGAGATGGCGCGCGATATTGCACAGCGATTCAACCACCACTTCGGCGAACACTTCGTGCTGCCCGACGCGGACATCGGTGCGGATACCGCGGTGTTGCTCGGCCTGGACGGACGCAAGATGAGCAAGAGCTACGACAACACGATCCCGCTGTTCGCCCCGCCGAAACAATTGCGCAAACTCGTCATGCGCATCAAGACCAACTCGCTGGAGCCCGGTGTGCCGAAGGACACCGAGGGCTCGACGCTGTTCGACATCTACCGGGCGTTTGCCACGCCGACGCAAACCGATGCCATGCGCGCGCGCTATGCAGCCGGCGCAGGCTGGGGGGAGCTGAAGCAGGAGCTATGCGAGTACCTGGAGGACCACCTGCGTGCACCGCGCGCCGAGTATGAGCGATTGATTGCGGCCCCTGATCACGTCGAAGGGGTGCTGCGGCGGGGCGCGGAACGTGCCCGCGCACTGGCCGGGCCGTTCCTGGCCGGCATTCGCCACGCCGTAGGCATTCGTCGGCTCGCGGCTCGCTAGGCGTGCTTGCCGGCGGCGCATTCGTACCGTTGCCCACCGCCGCTGAAAATTTCCGATACCGCTGGCGGGGGTGAACCGCTATATTAAGGAGGTTTCCTTGCTCAATCAGGGGGTTCGAATCATGCGCGTGATGAAACTGTTGGCGCTGGCAGGTACGGCGTTTTTCGTGCTGGCCGGCTGTGGCGGTGGCGGTAGCCAGTCGGGCGCCGGCGCCAAGATGGACGAGGCCAAGGAATCGATGGATCAGGCCGCCGAACAACTGGGCGGTGCCGTGGAATCAGCCGGCGAAGCGGCTGGTGCCGCGATCGACGCCGGCACTGAAGCGGCCGGCGCGGCGGTGGACGCCGGTGCCGAGGCAGCGGGTAATGCGGCAGACGCGGCGGCCGGTGCGGCCAGCGATGCGGCAGACGCAGCGGCCGGTGCGGCGAGCGATGCAGCCGGTGCGGTCGAAGAGGCCGCGGGCGATGTGAAGGAAGCCGTTCAGGAGTGACCGACGGCAGTCCCGCCTGAGCGTGGCGGGCCAGGAGTCAATGGCGGCGGGCCGGAGCGAGACGAACCGGCTCGCCGTTTTTTTGTCACTGCTCCCACCGGCGCGTGCCGCACTCAGCCCGTCACCGGGCCTCGCCGCCAGCTGGCCCTGCGGGTGCCCTCGCCGGCGTGCTCGCTGCGCAGGGCACGCCACTCGACTTCCTTGGTCTCGTGGGCGCGACCACCGCATCGTCCACCGACGATTCACGACATTCCCGCAGATCAGCGATGAACCTTTTTTGGCCTTTTCCCGTCTGCGGCCTCGCGACGCGGGTCAGTGCTCGCCGCGTGCAGCGGCGAGCAGTGGTGCCAGGTACTGGCCGGTGAACGACTCCGGGCATGCCGCGAGCTGCTCCGGTGCGCCGGACGCAACCACGTGGCCGCCGCCGTTGCCGCCTTCCGGGCCGAGGTCGATGATCCAGTCGGCGCACTTGATCACGTCGAGGTTGTGCTCGATGACCACCACCGTATTGCCCTGGTCGCGCAGGCGCAGCAGGACGCCGAGGAGTTGCGCCACATCGTGGAAGTGCAGTCCCGTGGTGGGCTCGTCCAGTATGTAGAGCGTACGTCCGGTCGCGCGCTTCGACAGTTCGCGAGCGAGCTTCACGCGCTGCGCTTCACCGCCGGAGAGCGTCGTCGCATTCTGGCCGAGCCGCACGTAGGACAGGCCCACATCCATGAGGGTCTGGAGCCTGGCGGCGATCGGCGGCACGTTCGCCAGTAGCGTGAGCGCTTCTTCCACGGTCATCTCCAGCACCTCGTGGATATTTCGCCCCTTGTAGCGGACATCGAGGGTTTCGCGGTCGTAGCGCCGGCCCTGGCAGATATCGCAGGGTACATAGACATCGGGCAGGAAGTGCATCTCGACCCGGATCACGCCGTCGCCCTGGCAGGCCTCGCAGCGGCCGCCCTTGACGTTGAAGCTGAAGCGGCCGGGACCGTAGCCGCGGGATCGCGCTTCCTGGGTGGCCGCGAACAGTTCCCGTACGTGGGTGAACAGCCCCGTGTAGGTGGCGGGGTTGGACCGCGGAGTACGGCCGATCGGGCTCTGGTCGATGTCGATTACCCGGTCGATGTGTTCGAAACCTTCCACGGACTCGCAGGGAGCCGCGTCATGGCTGTTCTTGCTGATCCATTCGGCCGCTCGCCGGTACAGCGTGTCGTTGACGAGAGTGGACTTGCCGGAGCCGGAGACGCCGGTCACGCAGGTCATCAGCCCGACCGGGAAGGCGACGGTGAGGTTCCTGAGGTTGTTGCCCCGCGCCCCGCGCAGGGTGATCTGCAGCTGTTGGTCGAACGGACGCCGTTGCCCCGGCAGCGGCACGGCGCGGCGGCGCGCGAGGTAATCGCCCGTGATCGAGGCGCGCGTCGCCATGATCTCGCCCGGCGTGCCCTGCGCGACGACGTTGCCGCCACGGGCGCCGGCGCCGGGACCGAGATCGACGACGTGGTCGGCGCTCAGAATCGCCTCCTCGTCATGTTCGACCACCAGGACGGTGTTGCCGGCGTCGCGCAGCTGCCGGAGCGTGCCGAGCAGCCGCTGGTTGTCGCGCTGGTGCAGCCCGATGGAGGGCTCATCGAGCACGTACATGACTCCTACCAGGCCGGAGCCGATCTGGCTGGCGAGGCGGATGCGCTGCGCCTCTCCGCCGGACAGCGTCTCGGCGCTGCGATCGAGCGTCAGGTAATCCAGTCCGACGTCGGCGAGAAAGCGCAGCCGGGTGCCGATCTCGCGGGCGATTCGCGCGGCGATCTCGCCACGCCACCCGGCGACATCGAGCCCGTCGAAAAACGCGAGCGCCTGGCTGACGGACATGGCCGCAATCCGCGGCAGCGGATGGTCCTGCACGTAGACATGCCGGGCCGCGACGTTGAGGCGCGTGCCGTTGCAGTCCGGGCAGGGCTGTTGGCCGAGATATCGGGACAGCTCGTCGCGGACCATGGCGGACTCGGTCTCGCGGTAGCGCCGCTCCAGGTTGGGGAGGATGCCTTCGAACGCATGGCGTCGGGTCACGGTCGTGCCGCGCCCGGTGAGGTAGCGGAACCTGATCTCCTCGCCGCCGCTGCCGTCCAGGATCAGGCGCCGGATCTTCTCCGGCAGCGCCGCGTACGGTGTTTCCAGGTCGAAGCCGTAGTGGGCGGCGAGGGACTGCATGAGCTGGTAGTAGTAGGTGTTGCGCCGGTCCCAGCCGCGAATTGCCCCGCCGGCCAGCGAGAGCTCGGGATGGCAGACGACCCGCTCGGGATCGAAGAACTGCCGCACGCCGAGGCCATCGCAGCCGGGGCAGGCGCCGGCCGGGTTATTGAAGGAAAACAGCCTTGGCTCGAGGTCCGTGATGCTGTAGTTGCAGACCGGGCAGGCGAAGCGATCCGAGTGGAGTGTCCCGGCTGCTCCGGGGCGTTCGTCCATGGCGGCGGTGATCACCACGCCGCCGGACAGTTTCAGCGCGGTTTCGAACGATTCCGACAGTCGCAAGGCGATATCGGGCCGGACGCTGAAGCGGTCGACCACCACCTCGATGGTGTGCTTGCGGCGCGCATCGAGCGCGGGAGCGGCGTCGAGTTCGTGCACCTGGCCGTCGAAACGCGCCCGCACGAACCCGCGGGCGCGCAGGTCGGCGATGAGCGGCTCGTGCCCGCCCTTGCGCTGCTGCACGACCGGGGCCAGCAACATCAGCCGCGTGCCCTGCGGCTGGGACAGGACCTGGTCCACCATCTGGCTCACCGTCTGGGCGGCCAGGTCGATGCCGTGCTCCGGGCAGCGCGGCGTCCCGGCGCGGGCATAGAGCAGGCGCAGGTAGTCGTAGATCTCCGTCACCGTTGCGACCGTGGAGCGCGGGTTGTGCGAGGTGGATTTCTGCTCGATGGAGATTGCCGGCGAGAGCCCCTCGATGTGATCCACATCGGGCTTGGCCATCATCGAGAGGAACTGCCGCGCATAGGCGGACAGCGACTCCACGTAGCGGCGTTGGCCCTCTGCGTAGATCGTGTCGAAGGCGAGCGAGGACTTGCCGGAGCCGGAAAGCCCCGTGATGACCACCAACCGCTCGCGCGGGATGTCGAGGTCGATGTTGCGCAGGTTGTGGGTGCGCGCACCGCGGATGCTGATGATCGGCTGGCTCATGGGCGAGTGCGGATGTGAATCGCCGACTATAGCGGGCGGACGAGACGCGTCCAAAACCGGACGTCGGCGCGAATCTGGCTGCAGCGGCCGGAATGGCCGGGTGCCTTTTACCGGGGCGAGCCTCTAGAATAGGCGACCCGCACCACCCTGACGATGCGGGCGTAGTCAATAAAATCATTCAGATCAATAGGTTAAAGAGGGCTCTCCCATGGCGAGAGGCGTCAACAAGGTCATCCTGATCGGCAACCTCGGGCAGGACCCGGAAACCCGGTACATGCCAAGCGGGTCGGCGGTCACCAACCTGCGGATTGCCACCACCGAATCGTTCAAGGACCGGGAAACCGGCCAGCAGCAGGAACGAACCGAGTGGCACAGCGTGGCGATGTTCGGGCGGCTGGCCGAGATTGCCGGGGAGTACCTGCGCAAGGGCTCGCAGGTCTACATAGAAGGCCGCCTGCGCACCCGCAAGTGGCAGGACAAGCAGGGCCAGGACCGCTACTCCACCGAGATCGTTGCGGACCAGATGCAGATGCTCGGTAGTCGCGGCGCCGGCGCGGCAGGCGGTGGCGAGGCGGCGCAGGCCGAGCGGCCGGCGGGCCGGTCGCGTGCCCCGGTCGCCCAGGAAGCGGAGCTCGACGACGACATCCCGTTCTAGGGAGTGAATCGGCGCCCGGGCGGCACAGCGGACGAATTCACCGCCGTGCATATGCACATGGGATTTTCTGCTTTCCGGCGCGTATTCCGGGGCTCATAATCTGCGCCCTTCCGGCCCTGCGGAGCCGTGACGCAAACACCCGGCGCCAACGCGGGACGTCTTCGATACGAGGCTGCAATCGATTTTCGGTCACCCCGATGTGAATGATGGTGCGCGGTGGTCAACCGCGCCCGGTCGGGGTGTTGTCCTTTCAGGGAAGCAACAGGCCAGAGGAATCTGCTCATGGGAGCGTTCAAGGAACCACACGGCGGCACGCTGAAGGTACTGTACCTGGAGCCCGCGGCAGCCGAGCAGGAGAAAAAGAAGGCGCGCGACTACGCCTCCTGGGATCTCACGGACCGGCAGCTCTGCGACATCGAGCTGATTCTGAACGGCGGGTTTTCGCCGCTCGACGGGTTCCTCACTCGTGAAGAGTACGACAACGTGCTCGAGACGATGCGGCTGCCGAACGGCCTGCTCTGGCCGATTCCGGTGAATCTCGATGTCACGGAGAAGTTTGCCGCCGGCATCAAGGTGGGCGACCACATTGCCCTGCGTGACCCCGAGGGCGTGCTGATCGCGACACTGGCGGTTTCCGACCTCTGGCGCCCCGACCGCGCGGCCGAGGCACAGGCGGTGTTCGGGACGACGGACCTGCTGCACCCGGGTGCGAACTACCTCGTGCAGCGGGCCAATCCCGTGTATCTCGGCGGCAAGCTGCGCGGTGTCGAACCGCCGACGCATTACGATTTCAGGGGGTTACGGCATACGCCGACAGAGCTGCGCGCGCAGTTCAGGAAGCTGGGCTGGCGCAAGGTGGTGGCCTTCCAGACGCGCAATCCCCTGCATCGCGCACATCAGGAGCTGACGTTTCGCGCCGCCAGGGAACACGAAGCCAACCTGCTGATCCACCCGGTGGTGGGGCTGACGAAGCCCGGCGACGTGGACCACTACACGCGCGTGCGCTGCTACGAGGCGGTGCTGGGCGAGTATCCCGAGCAGACCACCTCGCTGGCGCTCCTCAACCTGGCAATGCGCATGGGCGGGCCGCGCGAGGCGGTCTGGCACGCCATCATCCGCAAGAACTTCGGCTGCACACATTTCATCGTCGGCCGCGACCATGCCGGGCCCGGCAACAACTCCAGGGGAGAGCCGTTCTACGGCCCGTATGACGCCCAGGAACTGATGAAAGAGCACGAGCACGAGCTCGACATCACCATGGTGCCGTTCCAGGAGATGGTGTACGTCGAAGACCTGGCGCAGTACGTGCCGATCAACGAGACGCGCAAGGATCAGAAGATCCTCAACATCTCCGGCACCGAGGTCCGCCGCCGGCTGCAGGAAGGGCTGGATATCCCGGACTGGTTCTCCTATCCGCGCGTGGTGGCGGAGCTGCGCAAATCCTATCCGCCGCGTCATCAGCAGGGCTTCACCGTGTTGTTCACCGGGTTGTCCGGCACGGGCAAGTCGACCATTGCCAACGCCCTCATGGTCAAGCTGATGGAGATCGGCACGCGGCGCATCACGCTGCTCGACGGCGATCTGGTGCGCAAGCACCTTTCGAGTGAGCTCGGGTTCTCGCGCGAACACCGCGATCTGAACATCCAGCGCATAGGCTATGTGGCTTCGGAAATCACGAAGCACGGCGGCGCGGCGATTTGCGCGCCGATTGCACCGTATGCGGCGACGCGGCAACGGGTGCGGGAGATGATCGAGCCGCTCGGCGGTTTCCTCGAGGTGTTCGTAGACACCCCTCTGGACGTTTGCGAGCAGCGCGACCGCAAGGGCCTGTATGCGAAGGCCCGTGCCGGGATCATCAAGGAGTTCACCGGCATTTCGGATCCCTATGAGACGCCGCAGAATCCCGAGGTGCGGATCGACACGCAGGAGCTCTCTCCCGATCTCGCTGCCCATCGCATCCTGGTGAAGCTGGAAAGTATGGGGTTCATACGCTAGCCTCGATCGGCACGGACAGACTCCACGGAGGATGGCGCTCGCCCTGGGTATGCCAGGCAAAGTTTTCATAAAGACGTACGGCTGCCAGATGAACGAGTACGACACCTCGCGCATGACCGACATGTTGCGAGAGCGTCTCGGACTGACGCCGACCTCCGATCCGCGCGAGGCGGACGTGCTGCTGCTCAACACCTGTTCGGTCCGCGAAAAGGCGCAGGAGAAGGTCTTCTCCCAGCTCGGGCTCTGGCGCGAGATCAAGGCCGACCGCCCGGAGGTCGTGATCGGCGTCGGCGGCTGCGTGGCGAGCCAGGAGGGCAGCGCGATCCTCGACCGTGCGCCCTTCGTCGATCTCGTCTTCGGCCCGCAGACGCTGCACCGCCTGCCCGACATGCTCGAGCGCCTGCATGACCGGGGCCGCGCGGTCGTCGACGTGAGCTTCCCCGAGATCGAGAAGTTCGACCGCCTGCCCGCTCCCCGGGCCGAGGGCGCGTCGGCCTACGTCTCGATCATGGAGGGGTGCAGCCGGCACTGCACCTATTGCGTAGTGCCCTATACCAGGGGCCGCGAGGTCAGCCGGCCGCTGGCGGACGTGGTCGCGGAAGTGAGCCTGCTCGCCCGGCAAGGCGTGCTCGAGGTCAATCTGCTCGGCCAGAACGTCAATGCCTGGCGCGGCGCCGGACGCGACGGCGGCAAGGCCGATCTCGCCGCGCTACTGCACGAGGTGGCCGCCGTTGCGGGCATCGAACGCATCCGCTTCACCACCTCGCACCCGCTCAACTTCGGCGAGCGCCTGGTACACGCATATGCCGGCATTCCGAAGCTGGCGAATTTCCTGCACCTGCCGGTGCAGAGCGGCTCGGACCGGATCCTCGCCGCCATGCGTCGCGGGTACACGGCGATCGAGTACCGGCAGAAGATCCGCGCGCTGCGCGCGGTGCGTCCCGGCATCAGCGTGTCTACGGATTTCATCGTCGGGTTTCCGGGAGAAACCGACGCGGATTTCGAGTCGACCATGAGTCTCATCGCGGACGTCGGCTTCGACCAGTCATTCAGCTTCATCTACAGCCCGCGGCCGGGTACGCCGGCGGCAGACTATCCTGGGCAGGTGCCCGATGACGTCAAGCATCGGCGCCTGGAGCGCCTGCAGGAGCAGGTCAATGCCCAGGCGGGGTCCATAAGCCGCGCCATGGTCGGCACCGTGCAGCGGGTCATCGTGACCGGCCCGTCGAAAAAGAGCCCATTGCAGCTTGCCGGGCGCACCGAGAACAATCGCTGGGTGAATTTCGATGCAGATGCGGGCCTGGTCGGGCGCCTGATCGACGTGGTTGTCACGGAGGCGCTTCCGAACTCACTGCGCGGCCAGCTGGCAACGCCGGCCGCTGCCTGAGGTTGTCCGTTCATCGTGAGCACGACCATCGAGACCGAGGAGCTGATCCTCGAGCCGGCCGACAACCGGATCCTCGCCAATCTCTGCGGTCAGTGCGATGAGCATCTGCGACAGCTCGAGCAACGCATCGGCGTCCAGATCGGCAACCGCGGTAACCACTTCCGCGTCATGGGCCCCGGTGGCACTGCGCGGCTCGGCGCGCGGCTGCTGCGCGAGCTGTTCGAACGCGCCGCTGGCGAAAGGCTCGATCCGCAGCGGGTGCATGTGTTCCTCCAGGAGGCGGCCGTGCAGGAAAGTCAGGAAGCGCCGCGCGGCGCAGGCACCGGCGAGGAAGAATCCGATGCGGTGCGCACCCGTCGGGCTCATATCCGGCCGCGGGGGCCCAACCAGCGCGCCTACATCGCCAGCATCCGCCGTGATGATCTGTGCTTCGGCATCGGGCCAGCCGGCACCGGCAAGACCTACCTCGCCGTGGCGAGCGCCGTGGAGGCGCTCGAACAGGACCGGGTGCGCCGTATCGTGCTGGTGCGCCCGGCGGTGGAGGCAGGCGAGCGGCTTGGATTCCTTCCCGGCGATCTCGCGCAGAAAGTCGATCCCTACCTGCGCCCCATGTACGACGCGCTCTACGAGATGCTCGGATTCGACCGCGTCGCGCGCCTGATCGAGCGCAATGTGATCGAAGTAGCGCCGCTCGCCTACATGCGGGGGCGTTCACTCAACGAGAGTTTCATCATTCTCGACGAAGCGCAGAACACCACCGTGGAACAGATGAAGATGTTCCTGACGCGCATGGGTTTTGGCTCGCGGGCGGTCGTGACGGGCGACATTACCCAGGTAGACCTGCCACGGCGCCAGCTGTCCGGGTTGCGCCACGTGATCCAGGTCTTGCGGGATCTCCCCGGCGTAAGCTTCACATTCTTCACGCCTCGTGACGTGGTGCGTCACGCGCTCGTACAGCGCATCGTCGAAGCCTACGAAGAGCGCGAGCAGGCCGAACGTGTGGCGCACGAGCAGGACGGCCCGGACGGTGGCGGTCGCGCCGGCCCCGAAAATACGTAGCCGACGCGCGGTGCGGGTTGTGCTCCAGGTGGCAACGCGGGCTGCCCGCCTGCCGCGCGGCACCGACCTGCAGGCCTGGGTCGAGGCGGCCGGCGCTGCGGGTGGCGGTGAGCTTACCGTGCGACTGGTCGGCTGGCCGGAGAGCCGGCGTCTGAACGAGCGGTTTCGTCGCGGGAAGGGAGCGACGAACGTACTGGCATTCCCGCCGGGCGCCGGCCAAAAAGCGACGGCGGAACTCGGCGATCTCGTGATATGCCTGCCGCTGGTCTATCGCGAGGCGACGGAGCAGGGCAAGCCGCCGCTCCAGCACCTGGCGCACCTGGTGGTGCACGGGGTCCTGCACCTGCGCGGATTCGACCACGAATGTGCGGCATCTGCCCGTAGAATGGAGCGGATTGAAGTGAAGGTTCTGGCGCGGCTGGGGTTCCCCGATCCTTATCGGACCGAGGCGCAGCGGCGCGTCGACGCCGCAGGCAGTCGCCGACGAGCATGAACGAGAACGACCACGAAGCGGAAATGCAGGACGAGGAGCCGACGCTCTACAGGCGCCTGCGGCGCCTGCTCGGCGGTGATCCGGCGACGCGTGAGGACATCCTGGAGTTCCTGCGCGAGGGGCGCTGGGGTGCGGTGCTCGACACCGACGAGCTGGCCATGCTCCAGGGTGTGCTCGAAGTGGCGGAGACCCAGGTGCGCGACGTCATGGTGCCGCGCTACCAGATGGTGGTGCTCGAGCGCGATGCGTCGAAAGCGGACATCTTCCACACCATCGTCGAAAGCGGCCACTCCCGTTACCCGGTGATCGGCGCCGACCGTGACGACGTCGTCGGCGTCCTGCTCGCCAAGGACATCCTGCGCTACTTCGTGGAGACGCCGCAGGAGGAGTTCGATCTTCGGAAGTTCATCCGGCCGGCCATCGTGATCCCGGAAAGCAAGCGGCTCAACACCCTGTTGAAGGAGTTCCGCATCAACCGCAATCACCTGGCCATCGTGGTCGACGAGTACGGCGCGACCGCGGGCCTGCTCACCATCGAGGACGTTCTCGAGGAGATCGTCGGAGAGATCGGGGACGAACACGATGCGCAGGAGGCCGAACCGATCCAGCAGCAGGACGGCGACCGCTTCCAGGTGCTGGCGCAGACGCGCATCGAGGACTTCAACCGATACTTCGAATCGGAATTGAGCGACGAGGATTACGACACGGTGGGCGGGCTGGTGATGTACGAGCTCGGCCGCCTGCCGCGACGGGGCGAGAGCGTCAGCTACGGCGGTTTCCGGTTCAAGGTGCTGCAGGCCGACCGTCGCAGGCTCCACACGCTGGAGGTCACCCGCACGCCGCCGGCCGACGCCGGCTGATGGCCGGGAAGGCTGCTTGAGCCGGTTGCATACCGTTTCCCCGGCAGTCCGTGGCCGTCTGTTCGCAGGCCTGGCCGGAGCGGCGCTGCCGCTTTCGTTTGCGCCCTTCGCGCAGTTTTTCATCGCGCCCGTCTCGCTGGCGATCCTGTTCTGGAGCTGGCAGGCACCGGCACGCGAAGCCGCCTGGCGAGGGTTCATCTACGGGGCCGCAGCGTTCGCGGCCGGAACCTGGTGGTTGTACGTGAGCGTGCGGCTGGTCGGCGGCACGCCGCTGCCCGTGGCGGTGCTGCTGCTCGCAGGCCTGGTGTGCCTGATGGCCGGCTGGCTGGCACTCGCCGGTTACCTCAGCGCGCGGTTCCGCGGTCCATCGCTCGCGTTCAACGCTTGCCTGCTGGCCCCGGCGACCTGGACGCTGGTCGAGTGGTTGCGTGGCTGGGTACTGACCGGGTTTCCATGGCTCAGTCTCGGCTACGGACAGATCGACGGCCCGCTCGCAGCCTGGGCGCCCGTGGGCGGCGTCTACGCAGTGACGTTTGCCACCGCGGTCCTGGCCGGATCATTGCTGGCCGTGGTGCTGGGTGCCTGGCGCGATCGCGCTATCGCTGCAGCGGCATTGCTCGCCCTGGTGCTGGGGACCTGGCTCCTCGGCGTGCGAACCTGGACGGCGCCGAGCGGAGCGCCGCTGCGGGTCAGTCTCGTGCAGGGCGCTATTCCGCAACTGCTGAAATGGCTGCCGGGCGAGCGGCGCGCCACGATGGATCTCTACTACTCGATGACCGCGAGCCTGACCGGCCAGGATCTCATCGTGTGGCCGGAGGCGGCGATTCCCGTCCCCGACGTGGACGTTCCCGTCTATCTCGAAGAACTGTCCGGACTCGCCGCCCGCCTCGGCACACAACTCATCGTCGGGATCATCAGTTATGACGAGCAGCGCGATGAGTACCGCAACTCGCTGCGGGCGCTTGGCAGCCCTGCAGGCGTCTATCACAAGCGGCACCTGGTGCCGTTCGGCGAATTTTTCCCCGTCCCCGCGTTCGTCCGTAGCTGGATGCGCATGATGAATCTGCCGTACTCGGACATCACGCGCGGTGGCGCAGACCAGGCGCCCTTGCGCGCGCAACAGGTTCCGCTGGCGCCGACCATTTGTTACGAAGACGCCTACGGGGCCGAGCAACTCGGGTTCCTGCCCGAGTCCCGGTTGCTGATCAACGTCAGCAACGACGCATGGTTCGGCGACACCATGGCGCCACACCAGCACCTGCAGATGGCGCGCATGAGGGCGCTGGAAACCGGCCGTTTCCTGGTACGCAGCACCAACACCGGCATCACGGCTGTCATCGACGAGCGCGGCGCCGTGCGCGCGACCATTCCCCAGTTCGAGCCGGGCGTGCTGTCTGCCGAGGCGCAACCGTTCGCGGGCGCCACGCCCTATGTGCGCGCCGGCAACTATCCGGTGGTCCTGATCTGTCTGACGGTGATCGCGGTTACGATGGTATTGCGGTTGCGGCGATGACCGCTGCCAGCAAGGGCTTGCCGGGCTTGCGCCGCTCGATCAGGTGACGGAACTCGCTCACCCTGGTCTTATCGGGGACGTCCACCACAGCATGATCGAAATCAGGAAAAACCGTTTGTTGCCACAAAGCAAGAAACCCAAGTGCTCTGCGATTTCAGCGTCACTCCCATTTTTCCATCCCACTGAGGTAATCCCCATGAAACTCCACAAGCTGATCACCGCTGCCGTGGCAGCCGCCACCCTTTGCCTGACCGTCAGCCTGCCGGTTCAGGCTCATAATGCTGGGACTGTTACACCAAATTTTTCTGCGCCCATCCCCAATCTTCCTGGAAAATCGTTGATTGCTGTGGAAGTTGAATTTGCACCGGGGCAGGCCGGCGATCCACATATGCATGCCAATTCGGCGTTCATCTATGCCTATGTAGTTTCAGGGGCTATCGAATCCAGGGTGGACAACGAAGAAACCCGCATTTATCGCGCTGGTGAAAGCTGGTCTGAGCGTCCTGGTGCCATTCATTCGGTCAGCCG
This genomic interval from Gammaproteobacteria bacterium contains the following:
- a CDS encoding cupin domain-containing protein — translated: MKLHKLITAAVAAATLCLTVSLPVQAHNAGTVTPNFSAPIPNLPGKSLIAVEVEFAPGQAGDPHMHANSAFIYAYVVSGAIESRVDNEETRIYRAGESWSERPGAIHSVSRNVSQTEPAKLLAVFVVDTDDTELVKPVK
- a CDS encoding transporter associated domain-containing protein encodes the protein MNENDHEAEMQDEEPTLYRRLRRLLGGDPATREDILEFLREGRWGAVLDTDELAMLQGVLEVAETQVRDVMVPRYQMVVLERDASKADIFHTIVESGHSRYPVIGADRDDVVGVLLAKDILRYFVETPQEEFDLRKFIRPAIVIPESKRLNTLLKEFRINRNHLAIVVDEYGATAGLLTIEDVLEEIVGEIGDEHDAQEAEPIQQQDGDRFQVLAQTRIEDFNRYFESELSDEDYDTVGGLVMYELGRLPRRGESVSYGGFRFKVLQADRRRLHTLEVTRTPPADAG
- a CDS encoding PhoH family protein codes for the protein MSTTIETEELILEPADNRILANLCGQCDEHLRQLEQRIGVQIGNRGNHFRVMGPGGTARLGARLLRELFERAAGERLDPQRVHVFLQEAAVQESQEAPRGAGTGEEESDAVRTRRAHIRPRGPNQRAYIASIRRDDLCFGIGPAGTGKTYLAVASAVEALEQDRVRRIVLVRPAVEAGERLGFLPGDLAQKVDPYLRPMYDALYEMLGFDRVARLIERNVIEVAPLAYMRGRSLNESFIILDEAQNTTVEQMKMFLTRMGFGSRAVVTGDITQVDLPRRQLSGLRHVIQVLRDLPGVSFTFFTPRDVVRHALVQRIVEAYEEREQAERVAHEQDGPDGGGRAGPENT
- the lnt gene encoding apolipoprotein N-acyltransferase; translation: MSRLHTVSPAVRGRLFAGLAGAALPLSFAPFAQFFIAPVSLAILFWSWQAPAREAAWRGFIYGAAAFAAGTWWLYVSVRLVGGTPLPVAVLLLAGLVCLMAGWLALAGYLSARFRGPSLAFNACLLAPATWTLVEWLRGWVLTGFPWLSLGYGQIDGPLAAWAPVGGVYAVTFATAVLAGSLLAVVLGAWRDRAIAAAALLALVLGTWLLGVRTWTAPSGAPLRVSLVQGAIPQLLKWLPGERRATMDLYYSMTASLTGQDLIVWPEAAIPVPDVDVPVYLEELSGLAARLGTQLIVGIISYDEQRDEYRNSLRALGSPAGVYHKRHLVPFGEFFPVPAFVRSWMRMMNLPYSDITRGGADQAPLRAQQVPLAPTICYEDAYGAEQLGFLPESRLLINVSNDAWFGDTMAPHQHLQMARMRALETGRFLVRSTNTGITAVIDERGAVRATIPQFEPGVLSAEAQPFAGATPYVRAGNYPVVLICLTVIAVTMVLRLRR
- the miaB gene encoding tRNA (N6-isopentenyl adenosine(37)-C2)-methylthiotransferase MiaB, which produces MPGKVFIKTYGCQMNEYDTSRMTDMLRERLGLTPTSDPREADVLLLNTCSVREKAQEKVFSQLGLWREIKADRPEVVIGVGGCVASQEGSAILDRAPFVDLVFGPQTLHRLPDMLERLHDRGRAVVDVSFPEIEKFDRLPAPRAEGASAYVSIMEGCSRHCTYCVVPYTRGREVSRPLADVVAEVSLLARQGVLEVNLLGQNVNAWRGAGRDGGKADLAALLHEVAAVAGIERIRFTTSHPLNFGERLVHAYAGIPKLANFLHLPVQSGSDRILAAMRRGYTAIEYRQKIRALRAVRPGISVSTDFIVGFPGETDADFESTMSLIADVGFDQSFSFIYSPRPGTPAADYPGQVPDDVKHRRLERLQEQVNAQAGSISRAMVGTVQRVIVTGPSKKSPLQLAGRTENNRWVNFDADAGLVGRLIDVVVTEALPNSLRGQLATPAAA
- the ybeY gene encoding rRNA maturation RNase YbeY; translation: MRVVLQVATRAARLPRGTDLQAWVEAAGAAGGGELTVRLVGWPESRRLNERFRRGKGATNVLAFPPGAGQKATAELGDLVICLPLVYREATEQGKPPLQHLAHLVVHGVLHLRGFDHECAASARRMERIEVKVLARLGFPDPYRTEAQRRVDAAGSRRRA